In Lujinxingia sediminis, a single genomic region encodes these proteins:
- a CDS encoding tetratricopeptide repeat protein — protein sequence MVERESKGSKQMSKVGRWCKTTTVAAFAASTLALVSAPTSLHAQDFEVTSGDERQQRIVERYMELVESNPAEERHLQSLLFHVGRGSGLNGLITHYRQRVDRSPESLNLHLVLGHLLRARGDFEDALTVYERAVELGAESSNAWLSRGQVRLMMGQRAGALTDFERALELEKSRTRRGEILQNLAELSFSQRDFERGIDFYKRRIELSPNDEFVRRDFAALLLQYRQWDEALEQYDALLRMVGRDTARRAEFLSERAEIFASMGQNDRALESLQQAIGLLRADNWRVGEMRARMVDIYRQSGELGAFLERYARAWSRGGYDQQMLVADVYAETGKLEDALSLYRRAASRDRSAEEPRQKIIRIYERMGREQDLPAAYRELMRAAPRRHGFGLELARHHMRMGERDEALDVLRALERRFSDDSYVLLEIADHYARWDIEDRAEATFARVERLDPQDEVVLLALAEFYFARGERQRAIETWQRLPDSRLGRIEGLARMGEVMVDRGLTDLGIGAYLRALEEAPDHVGVRRGLANALERARRWDEAAEAWAQVYAQAEREQWKQEARARIVELYRRQQTLRAQMQTWAAAVRTDSDVQAGFFLTEAHLRLREFEQGAQVIEAVIASLAPDAPEMVSALTLLERAYVQAGQYARAIDALERLAELRPELAADLLARMSEYALESSSEAQAVEFAVRSLEVNPDDARAQARVAGIYEEAGELEEAVRHYRAATEIDPQAFDLKLALGRALIAMERDAEGDDVLWEVVRDATEDALILEAGEELLRRAAHTGRLEALEARWYPLAFRLPVRDAHGRLLLQLYSRLSSPRIVAAHHGDDETRERTSGELRDLGGRAASLLLDMVQRDDVGQRARALRLIAELEVELAVPMLVRMIRDRGEATRVSAIVAAARLSDARLVAPLIEAAADTDPTVRQSALWALGFMPSQRAAVETLREIVGQGSGQSDDQLLALASLARLGGAASRSVLAERLEALRTAGRARNARHVMAAAARAYEDASPDALIALLRAPSSAHSAQAAQVLGAIASPEAIDALWTTYLEADVHTGAAAAQGLRGALHTGDGPTSSARRWQDESQAFDWRRNAWRIQDLLVTQAAFDTGSAVERAPDAVGDGLRRVAGRDVARWQGLAMALLDDVARERADGLGNFEPMRAMAAELSRDGIVPEGSSAALLWQAYTGTTTLEALVEAAEDSVLTESQALLAMVGLANVPTPQGRADEGIARWLSASLQSSDPALRLHALQAVARHAPDSAELKDQVRSHLRAEAPGEVIAAAHALAALGDVEALETMRDLEARATPAVRRALREARHALESSSDTLDRPRGS from the coding sequence ATGGTCGAGCGGGAATCGAAGGGGAGCAAGCAGATGAGCAAGGTGGGGCGTTGGTGCAAAACCACCACGGTGGCGGCCTTCGCCGCGTCGACCCTGGCGCTCGTTTCGGCGCCGACTTCACTGCACGCGCAGGACTTTGAGGTCACAAGCGGCGATGAGCGCCAGCAGCGCATCGTCGAGCGTTATATGGAGCTTGTGGAGTCCAACCCCGCCGAGGAGCGTCACCTGCAGAGTCTTCTCTTCCACGTGGGCCGCGGCAGTGGGCTGAACGGTCTCATCACGCATTATCGCCAGCGGGTGGATCGGTCGCCGGAGTCGCTTAACCTCCACCTGGTTCTGGGGCATCTTTTACGCGCTCGCGGAGACTTCGAAGACGCGTTGACTGTCTATGAGCGCGCTGTAGAGCTGGGCGCGGAGAGCTCTAACGCGTGGTTAAGCCGAGGTCAGGTGCGCCTGATGATGGGCCAGCGCGCCGGCGCGCTCACCGACTTTGAGCGTGCACTGGAACTGGAGAAGAGCCGCACCCGACGCGGAGAGATCCTGCAGAACCTTGCGGAACTCTCGTTCTCTCAGCGGGACTTTGAGCGGGGCATCGACTTTTACAAGCGCCGCATCGAACTCTCACCCAACGATGAGTTTGTTCGTCGGGACTTCGCCGCGCTGCTTTTGCAGTACCGGCAGTGGGACGAGGCGCTCGAACAGTACGATGCGCTCTTGCGCATGGTCGGCCGCGACACCGCTCGGCGTGCGGAGTTTCTCTCGGAGCGCGCCGAGATCTTTGCGTCGATGGGACAGAACGACCGCGCGTTGGAGAGTCTGCAACAGGCGATCGGTCTGTTGCGTGCCGACAATTGGAGAGTGGGGGAGATGCGCGCGCGCATGGTCGATATCTATCGCCAGTCCGGTGAACTTGGCGCGTTTCTGGAACGTTACGCCCGCGCCTGGTCACGTGGTGGCTACGACCAACAGATGCTTGTGGCTGATGTTTACGCCGAGACTGGAAAGCTCGAAGATGCGTTGAGTCTGTATCGGCGAGCGGCCTCTCGCGATCGTAGCGCGGAAGAGCCGCGTCAGAAGATCATTCGTATCTATGAGAGGATGGGGCGAGAGCAGGACTTGCCGGCGGCCTACCGCGAACTGATGCGTGCGGCACCAAGGCGCCACGGATTCGGCCTGGAGCTTGCCCGTCATCACATGCGCATGGGGGAACGCGATGAGGCACTCGACGTTTTGAGGGCGTTGGAGCGGCGCTTCAGCGATGACAGCTATGTGCTTCTCGAGATCGCCGATCATTATGCGCGATGGGATATCGAAGATCGGGCTGAGGCGACCTTCGCCCGCGTCGAGCGTCTGGATCCGCAGGATGAAGTGGTTCTCCTCGCGCTGGCCGAGTTCTATTTCGCACGAGGGGAGCGACAGCGCGCCATTGAGACCTGGCAGCGCCTTCCCGACTCTCGCCTTGGACGCATCGAAGGACTGGCGCGGATGGGCGAGGTCATGGTCGATCGCGGCCTCACCGACCTCGGTATCGGCGCGTATCTCCGCGCGCTGGAAGAGGCGCCGGATCATGTCGGCGTGCGTCGCGGGCTGGCCAACGCCCTGGAGCGTGCGCGACGATGGGATGAGGCCGCCGAAGCCTGGGCTCAGGTGTACGCGCAGGCCGAACGCGAGCAGTGGAAGCAGGAGGCTCGCGCGCGCATCGTCGAACTCTACCGACGTCAGCAGACCCTGCGCGCCCAGATGCAGACCTGGGCGGCCGCGGTACGCACTGACTCCGACGTGCAGGCAGGCTTCTTTCTAACCGAGGCGCATCTGCGATTACGGGAGTTCGAACAGGGCGCGCAGGTGATCGAGGCCGTTATCGCGTCGCTCGCTCCCGACGCTCCAGAGATGGTCAGCGCGCTGACGCTCCTGGAGCGCGCGTATGTTCAAGCCGGTCAGTATGCCCGCGCCATCGACGCTCTTGAGCGCCTGGCCGAGCTTCGTCCAGAGCTCGCCGCGGATCTGCTCGCCAGGATGTCGGAGTACGCGCTGGAGTCCTCGTCGGAGGCGCAGGCCGTCGAGTTTGCGGTGCGCTCGCTGGAGGTCAATCCCGACGATGCGCGCGCTCAGGCTCGCGTTGCTGGCATCTATGAAGAGGCGGGCGAGTTGGAGGAGGCGGTGCGTCATTACCGCGCGGCCACTGAGATCGATCCGCAGGCTTTTGATCTGAAGCTGGCCCTGGGACGGGCATTGATCGCGATGGAACGGGACGCCGAAGGCGATGATGTCCTCTGGGAGGTGGTACGCGATGCCACCGAAGACGCCCTGATCCTGGAGGCGGGCGAGGAGCTGCTGCGCCGCGCCGCACACACCGGGCGGCTCGAAGCGCTGGAGGCCCGATGGTACCCGCTGGCGTTTCGGTTGCCGGTACGGGATGCGCACGGGCGACTTCTCTTGCAACTTTACAGCCGTCTGAGCAGTCCGAGGATCGTCGCTGCGCATCATGGCGACGATGAGACCCGAGAGCGCACCTCCGGGGAGCTTCGGGACCTGGGGGGGCGAGCGGCTTCCCTCCTGCTTGATATGGTGCAACGCGATGATGTGGGGCAGCGCGCCCGAGCGCTGCGGCTGATCGCTGAGCTGGAAGTGGAACTGGCCGTTCCTATGCTCGTCCGAATGATTCGGGATCGTGGAGAGGCCACGCGTGTAAGTGCGATTGTTGCGGCGGCACGCCTGAGTGACGCACGTCTGGTCGCCCCGCTGATCGAGGCGGCCGCCGATACCGATCCTACGGTTCGTCAGAGCGCGCTGTGGGCGCTTGGTTTTATGCCCTCGCAGCGCGCCGCCGTGGAGACGTTACGTGAGATCGTGGGCCAGGGGAGCGGGCAGAGCGATGATCAACTTCTGGCACTGGCCTCGTTAGCGCGTCTTGGCGGGGCCGCGTCGCGTAGCGTTCTGGCCGAAAGGCTGGAGGCGCTGCGGACCGCCGGAAGGGCGCGAAACGCACGCCATGTGATGGCCGCCGCCGCTCGAGCCTATGAGGACGCGAGCCCGGACGCGTTGATCGCGCTGCTGCGCGCGCCCTCCAGCGCACACAGCGCCCAGGCGGCGCAGGTACTCGGCGCCATCGCTTCGCCCGAAGCGATCGACGCATTGTGGACCACCTACCTGGAAGCCGATGTGCACACAGGAGCGGCCGCCGCGCAGGGGCTTCGTGGTGCATTGCATACAGGTGATGGTCCGACGTCGAGCGCGCGCCGGTGGCAAGACGAATCGCAGGCGTTTGACTGGCGTCGCAACGCCTGGCGAATCCAGGACCTTCTGGTAACGCAGGCAGCTTTTGATACAGGGAGCGCAGTCGAGCGCGCGCCGGATGCGGTCGGTGACGGGTTACGTCGAGTCGCCGGTCGCGATGTAGCGCGCTGGCAGGGGCTGGCGATGGCCCTGCTTGACGATGTCGCCCGGGAGCGCGCCGACGGGTTGGGGAACTTCGAGCCGATGCGTGCGATGGCCGCTGAACTTTCCCGGGATGGCATAGTGCCCGAAGGCAGCTCCGCAGCGTTGTTGTGGCAAGCCTACACCGGCACAACGACCCTTGAGGCGTTGGTAGAGGCGGCCGAGGATAGTGTGCTGACCGAATCCCAGGCACTGCTCGCGATGGTGGGCCTGGCGAACGTGCCGACCCCTCAGGGCAGAGCCGACGAAGGGATCGCACGCTGGCTCAGCGCCTCCCTTCAAAGCTCCGACCCCGCACTCCGCCTGCACGCTCTTCAGGCCGTGGCGCGCCACGCTCCTGACTCCGCTGAACTGAAAGACCAGGTGCGATCCCACCTTCGCGCCGAAGCTCCCGGGGAGGTCATCGCTGCAGCTCACGCCCTCGCGGCGCTGGGGGACGTCGAGGCTCTGGAGACCATGCGGGATCTTGAGGCACGCGCCACACCGGCGGTGCGCCGAGCCCTGCGTGAGGCGCGTCACGCACTTGAGAGTTCGTCTGACACGCTCGATCGCCCCCGCGGCTCTTGA
- a CDS encoding FHA domain-containing protein gives MSSARLCANCKAVVPEEHFYCGRCGASYNEDGREQANETLFFGAMQAPGRAKIILISGQGLEGLSYHLNSTTHVAGRSNGVILFPDDPFLSEKHASFFYKANKLYLRDEKSLNGTFKRIREPRALQDGEEFLVGQQRFRLELLDLKSEYPMREDTLMYVSPPRPYTFRIVHVLDGGRPGAAYCNAENTLTIGREGTDVIFPDDRHISKSHARLVWREEQVWLEDLDSKNGTYAPVSGEAEMIHGDYVFLGSELMRIEINA, from the coding sequence ATGTCCAGCGCCCGTTTATGTGCCAACTGTAAAGCTGTTGTCCCGGAAGAGCACTTCTACTGCGGTCGCTGCGGCGCCAGCTACAATGAAGACGGTCGTGAGCAGGCCAATGAGACCCTCTTTTTCGGTGCGATGCAGGCCCCGGGGCGCGCCAAGATCATTCTTATCAGCGGCCAGGGCCTGGAGGGCTTGAGTTACCACCTCAACTCCACGACCCACGTCGCCGGGCGCTCCAATGGAGTGATCCTCTTTCCCGACGATCCCTTCCTCTCCGAGAAACACGCGAGCTTCTTCTACAAAGCCAACAAGCTTTACCTGCGCGATGAGAAGAGCCTCAATGGTACCTTTAAACGCATCCGTGAGCCTCGGGCGCTTCAGGATGGTGAGGAGTTTCTGGTCGGGCAGCAGCGTTTCCGTCTGGAGTTGCTCGATCTCAAGAGCGAGTACCCGATGCGCGAAGACACGCTGATGTACGTCAGCCCGCCGCGCCCCTACACCTTCCGCATCGTGCACGTACTCGATGGGGGACGTCCGGGAGCAGCCTACTGCAACGCGGAGAACACCCTGACGATCGGACGCGAAGGCACCGACGTGATCTTCCCCGACGACCGGCATATCTCCAAAAGCCACGCTCGCCTCGTCTGGCGCGAGGAGCAGGTCTGGCTTGAGGACCTCGACTCGAAGAACGGTACGTACGCACCGGTCAGCGGTGAGGCGGAGATGATCCATGGGGACTATGTTTTCCTGGGCAGCGAGCTGATGCGCATCGAAATCAACGCCTGA
- a CDS encoding cold-shock protein, whose protein sequence is MATGSVKWFNNAKGFGFITQGGEDDIFVHYSQIEGEGFKTLKQGEVVEFELRRGPKGLHAARVLRSHEHDYSM, encoded by the coding sequence ATGGCAACGGGTTCTGTGAAATGGTTCAACAACGCCAAAGGTTTCGGATTCATCACTCAGGGAGGAGAAGACGACATCTTCGTCCACTACAGCCAGATTGAGGGCGAGGGTTTTAAGACCTTGAAGCAAGGCGAGGTCGTGGAGTTTGAACTTCGGCGTGGACCCAAGGGCTTGCACGCGGCGAGAGTGCTGCGCAGCCACGAGCACGACTACTCGATGTGA
- a CDS encoding tetratricopeptide repeat protein, translating into MPSQPLRALLIAGAILSCAPACSSSNASKSDELPTEERVEAPSISVQELVLQGNEALDARAWDDAIAAYDEVLAIDQQRWDVHMNRAIALTFALRYDDAIAAIGDALSAGGQDEPQVYFNLGNIYQERGLYQNAITAYRASMAADDDRLDVDTLLNIGAAYMFLRAHPQSRQALEKAAELAPDDPRPVHSLGILAFSEENPDEALKYYNEVRALDPNYAPAYFNQGFILAKLGETEEAARAFERYLELAPEGPYATRARNQANRLRRR; encoded by the coding sequence ATGCCTTCTCAACCTTTGCGCGCTCTGCTGATTGCCGGTGCAATTTTGTCATGCGCGCCGGCCTGCTCTTCGTCCAACGCCTCTAAAAGCGACGAGCTTCCCACCGAGGAGCGCGTCGAGGCGCCCTCAATCTCGGTACAGGAGCTGGTGCTTCAAGGCAACGAGGCGCTTGATGCCCGAGCGTGGGATGACGCGATCGCCGCCTACGACGAGGTGCTGGCCATCGACCAGCAACGCTGGGACGTGCACATGAACCGCGCCATCGCGCTGACCTTTGCGCTGCGCTACGACGACGCCATCGCCGCCATCGGCGATGCGCTGTCGGCCGGCGGTCAGGACGAGCCGCAGGTCTACTTTAACCTGGGCAATATTTACCAGGAGCGCGGCCTCTACCAAAACGCGATCACCGCCTACCGCGCCTCCATGGCCGCCGACGACGACAGGCTTGATGTCGACACCCTGCTCAACATCGGAGCTGCCTACATGTTCTTGCGGGCCCATCCACAGTCTCGGCAGGCTCTGGAGAAGGCCGCGGAGCTCGCGCCCGACGATCCACGGCCGGTGCACAGTCTGGGGATTCTGGCGTTTAGCGAGGAGAACCCCGATGAAGCGCTGAAGTACTACAACGAGGTTCGCGCGCTCGATCCAAACTACGCACCGGCCTATTTCAATCAGGGTTTTATACTCGCGAAACTCGGTGAGACGGAGGAGGCCGCGCGTGCCTTTGAGCGCTACCTGGAGTTGGCACCAGAAGGCCCCTACGCCACGCGTGCGCGAAATCAGGCCAACCGGCTCCGGCGTCGCTGA